In Microbacterium sp. No. 7, the genomic window CACGCTCGACCCGGGCGTGCTCGAGCTCGGCATCCCGACCCTCGGCATCTGCTACGGCTTCCAGGTGATGGCGAGCCAGCTGGGCGGCGAGGTCGCGCACACGGGCCTGCGCGAGTACGGCGCGACGGATGCCACGATCACGGGCGACGGCGGCGTGCTGCTCGGCGGCCAGCCGGCCACGCAGAACGTGTGGATGAGCCACGGCGACCAGGTCGCGCGCGCGCCCGAGGGCTTCGAGGTGCTCGCCTCGACCGCCGCGACGCCCGTGGCCGCCTTCGGCAACGCCGACAAGTGCCTCTACGGCGTGCAGTGGCATCCCGAGGTGAAGCACTCCGACCACGGCCAGCAGGTGCTGGAGAACTTCCTGCACAAGGCCGTCGGCCTGGCGTCCGACTGGAACAGCGGCAACGTCATCGCGGAGCAGGTCGCCAAGATCCGCGCCCAGGTCGGCACGGGGCGCGTGCTGTCGGCCCTGTCGGGCGGCGTCGACTCGGCCGTCTCGACCGCGCTCGTGCACGAGGCCGTGGGCGACCAGCTCGTCGCCGTGTTCGTCGACCACGGTCTGCTGCGCAAGGGCGAGCGCGAGCAGGTCGAGCAGGACTACGTCGCCTCGACGGGCGTGCGGCTCATCACGGTCGACGCGCGCGAGACGTTCCTGAACGCGCTCGCCGGAGTGAGCGACCCCGAGCAGAAGCGCAAGATCATCGGCCGCGAGTTCATCCGCGCGTTCGAGAAGGCGCAGGCCGAGCTCGTGGCCGAGGCCGCGGCCGACGGCGAGCCCATCCGCTTCCTCGTGCAGGGCACGCTCTACCCCGACGTCGTCGAGTCGGGCGGCGGCGCCGGCACGGCCAACATCAAGAGCCACCACAACGTGGGGGGACTCCCCGAAGACCTGCAGTTCGAGCTCGTCGAGCCGCTGCGCACCCTGTTCAAGGACGAGGTGCGCGCGATCGGCCGCGAGCTGGGCCTGCCCGAGCCGATCGTGTCGCGCCAGCCGTTTCCGGGCCCCGGCCTCGGCATCCGCATCGTGGGTGAGGTCACCGCTGACCGCCTCGAGATTCTGCGCGACGCCGACGCGATCGCGCGGGAGGAGCTGACCGCGGCGGGCCTCGACGGCGAGATCTGGCAGTGCCCCGTCGTGCTGCTCGCCGACGTGCGCTCCGTGGGCGTGCAGGGCGACGGCCGCACCTACGGTCACCCGATCGTGCTGCGTCCCGTGTCGAGCGAGGACGCCATGACGGCCGACTGGTCGCGCCTGCCCTACGACGTGCTCTCCCGCATCTCGAACCGCATCACCAACGAGGTGCGCGAGATCAACCGCGTCGTGCTCGACGTGACCTCCAAGCCCCCGGGCACCATCGAGTGGGAGTGAGCGCGGATGCCACGGACGGTGGCATCCACGTATCGGCACGGACCCCGGGGAGCCACGCGACGCGCGGATGACCCCGGCGAGCTCGTCCGCGGCCGGTGAGATCCTCCGGGGTCCGTGACGCGCGCCCGCCGCGGCGATCCCCGCTCTTCCCCCGGGGGTTCGCGCGGGTCTACTCTGTGCGCTATGGGCACCCGTCGCCGGCCCGTTCTCCTGAGCATGATCCTGTGCGTGTCACTCCTCGTGGGCTGCACGGGGTCGAGCGCGGCCTCGTCGCAGGACCCGCGAGCCGGCGACGCGCTCGCCTACGGGCTCGCGCCGGCCCCCGACCAGGGCACGACCTTCCGCTCCGACGTCGTGCTCGTCGAGGGCGGCGGCGCGTCGGTGCGGTCCGTCACGGCCGACGGGCTCACCTGGACGCTCGCGCCGACCGCCCGCGGCCTCGCCGACCTGGAGCCCGGGCGCGTCATGTTCCTCACCGACCGTGCGGTCGGCCGCGTCGTGGCGATCCAGACGACGGATGCCGGTGTCGAGGTCACCGTGGGCCCCGTCGACATCACCGACGTCATCGAGGACGGCGAGTTCGCCGCCGAGGGCGTGCCGCTCGATGACCCCATCGTCGTCTCGCAGGAGGGCGCGTTCTGGGCCGACCCCGAGCTGCAGCGGCAGGCCGGGGTCGGGGAGGGCGAGGGCGCCGACGTGCCCGTCGAGCCGGTGCTGCTGCGCTCGACCGCGAAGCTGCCGCGGCCGCCCGCACCGCCCGCGATCCTCTCCGAGATCGCGAACGCCCGCACCGGCAGCTTCGACCTGCAGGGCAGCTGCTGCGGCAAGGGCACGCGCGTCGGCATCCGCTACAGCAAGAACGGCCTCGTCATGACCGGCGAGCTCGGCCTGGAGATGGACCGCCCCACGGCCGACTTCAGCCTCAAGATCTCGGGCGCGCGACTGGAGTACGCCGGGCTGAACCTCACGGGGACTGCCGGGATCTTCGCGAAGCTGCACGCCACGACGGCCGAGGGCAAGCCCACCAACGGCTACAGCCCGCCGCTCGGGCAGGACTTCAGCTTCGCCATCCCCGTCGGCACGTTCTTCGGCATCCCGCTCACGATGGTCGTGACGCAGAAGTTCACCGTCGCCGTGAACATGGCCGGGTCCGCCGTGTTCGACGGCACCGCGAAGGTGAAGCTCGGCACGACGCTCGGGTTCCGGTACACCCACGGGCGCTGGTACAACACCTCGGGCGCAACGCTCGACAGCGCCGCGTCGCTGTCGGCGACCAACGCGCTCTCGGTGGGCATCAGCTACGCGCAGTTCGACTACACCGTACGGGTCACCGTCGGCTTCGGCATCGCCAACTTCGCGGCGGGCGTCTACCTGTCGCTCGCCGCGCGGCTGTTCACGGCCGTCGGCGCGCCGATCGGCTTCAACATCGCCGAGGGGGCGGAGGACCCCATCGAGCACTGCCGCCGCGTCGACGCCGAGCTGTGGCTCGACTACGGCGTGGGCTACTCGATCCCCGCGGTCGTCGCGGAGGTCGTCAACTTCTTCCTGAGGGCGTTCAACTCCCGGCCGATCGAACGCGAGGGCGGGCTGCCGCACGGCTGGGTGAAGATCCTGTCGCAGAAGGACCATTCCAGCCAGTCGGGCTTCTGCGTCTGAGCGGGAGCGAGGGATCAGGGGCGGTCGGGAGACCCGTCGAGAAACGAGGAGCGCATGTCCACTGCACGTCTGATCGGGGCGTCGGTCGCCGTCGCCGCCGCGCTGCTGCTCGGCGGCTGCGCGGCATCCGCGCCCGAGACGCCGGAACTGCCCGCGGATGCCGGGGACGCGGGCGAGGTCGAGGTCACCGCCGAGCCGACGATCGCCGCGCCGAAGACGCTCGACGTCGCGAGCCTCGACGCGTGCACGATCCTCACGAAGGAGGAGGCGGAGACGGCGATCGGCACGGCCCTGACCGAGCCGCTCAGCGCCTCCACGGCGGATGCCGCGGCCTGCACGTACCCGGGCGATCCGAACGGGCCGACGGCGCAGGTCGCGATCTTCGTCGGACCGGGCGCCAAGCAGCAGCTCGACATCGACAAGGACACCCTCGAGCACGTCTTCGTCGAGGTGCCGGGCCTCGGCGACGAGGCATGGCAGCAGGACGGGATGATCTTCGCGCGGTCGGGGAACGACTGGCTCTCGATCCAGTTCGTCAGCCTCGACGACCCCGCGGTCTTCGTCGAGCCGCTGCGATCGGCGATGGCCGTCGCGGTCGACCGCGTGCGCGGGCTGCAGGGGTGATCCGTGAGATTCTCCGAGGTTCGTGACGGCGCAGGCTGACATGCGAGAAGGGCCGCCCCGTGGGGCGGCCCTTCTCGTGGCATTGATCCGAGTCGCGTCAGTCGCTGCCGCGGAGGATGGCGAGGATGCGCAGGATCTCGACGTAGAGCCAGACGACCGTGACCATGATGCCGAAGGCGCCGAGCCAGCCGTACTGGCGGGGAGCGCCGTTGCGCACGCCCTGCTGCACCTGGTCGAAGTCGAGCACGAGCGAGTACGCGGCCATGATCACGACGAGCGCGCCGATGATGACGCCCCACGGCAGGCCGAAGAGCGGGCTGGGCGCGCTGTGCATGCCGAACATCATCCCGGCGGGGAAGGCGCCGAACCACATGAGCACGACGTTGAGCAGCGAGAACACGAGGTAGCCGATCATCGCGACCATGAACACCTTCGTGGCCTTCGCCGAGGCGCGCACCTTGCCGCTCGCGAACAGGGCGAGCGTGACGCCGACGACCGCGAGGGTCGCGAGCGCGGCCTGCATCACGATGCCGGGCCAGATGAACTCGAAGAACGCCGAGATGCCGCCGATGAAGAGGCCCTCGAAGGCCGCGTAGGCGAAGATCAGCGCCGGGCGCACCTTCTTACGCGACGTGAAGGTGACGACCATCGCGAGCACGAAGCCGCCGAGCGCGCCGACGATCCAGGGCATCATGGTGGGCGAGGGGTTCTCGAGGCTCACCGGCGACAGCGTCCACACCCAGCCGACGACCGCCGTGACGAGCAGCACGGCGAACAGCGCGAGGGTCTTGAAGACGGTGTCCTCGACCGTCATGCGGCCGGTCTGCACGGAGCTCGCCGGGGGAGCGGCGAACATGCCCTCGAGCTGGGCGTTGACGGCGGCATCCGTCGCCTGGTGCGACGCGGCCGCCTGGGCGGTGGCGGCGCCGGGCTGCTGTGCCGGCGGCGGGGTCAGACCCGGGCGCTGCTCTTGAAACGCCGGGTTGTTGAAGACGAAGTTAGCGGAGGCCATGGTCTCTCTCACTCCAAGTGTTGGGGACGAACGGTAGTTCGGTGCTTTTCCAGGTTATCCGACGCCTTCTGCGTATGGACCCTCGGGGGCTGAGAAAGAACCTTGAGTGAACAGGGCGCAAGTTTTGTCCGGCGCCGTCCGGGGCGTCGTCCGGGGCGGATAGGGTGGCGGCATGCGCCCCCTCCTGATCGGCCACCGGGGTGCCCCGGGGTACCGTCCCGAGCACACCCGCTCGTCGTACGAGCTCGCCCTGTCGATGGGCGTGGACGCCGTCGAGCCCGACGTCGTGTTCACCCGCGACGGCGTCGCCGTGGTGCGCCACGAGAACGAGATCGGGTCGACGACCGACGTCGCGGCGCACCCCGGGCTCGCCGATCGCCGCACGACCCGCGTCGTCGACGGCGAGGAGCTGACCGGCTGGTTCACCGACGATCTCACGTGGGACGAGCTCGCGACGCTGCGCTGCCGTGAGCGGATCCCGCGGCTGCGACCCGCGAGCGCGGTCTTCGACGACACCGAGCCCCCGCTGCGGCTGCGCGACGTGCTCGACCTCGTGCACGTCGCGGCGCGCGAGCAGCGCCGCGAGATCGGCGTCGTCGTGGAGATCAAGCACGCGACGTACTTCGAGGCGCGCGGCATCGACGTCGCGGGCGCCGTCGCGGCCGAGCTGCGTGCGGCGGGGTGGGGCGCCGCCCAGACAGGTGGTGCGCTGCCGCTCGTGATCGAGTCGTTCGAGCAGACCGTGCTGGCACGGGTGCGGGACCACGGCATCCGGGCATCCTTCGTGTATCTGCTGGAGGATGCCGGGAGGCCGGCCGACCTGGTCGCGGCGCTCGGCGAGGGCGCTCCGACGTATGCTGACCAGCGCATGCGCCTCGACGCGCTCGCGGGCGAGGTCGACGGCATCAGCCTCGACAAGGCCACGATCCTGCGGGATGCCGGAATCGTCGCCGCCGCGCACGCACGCGGACTGCGCGTGTTCACCTGGACCTGCCGCCCCGAGAACGCGTTCCTCTCGCCGCCGTTCCGCCGCGGCGACGACCCGGCCGCCTTCGGCGACTACGAGGCGGAGTGGCGCGCAATCGCGGATGCCGGGGTCGACGGCGTCTTCGTCGACCACCCCGACCTCGGCGCGGCGCTCTTCCGCTGACGCCCGCGAGCCCCCGTTGCGTGCGCATCGAAACCGATGTAACGGACCGTTAGACAGGTTTCGATACGCCGCCTGCGGCGGCTACTCAACCAGCGGGGGTGAGTGGGGCGCGGGTGTGGGTTGTGGGTGCGTCCATACCCGCTGGTCGAGTGCTCGCGGCGGAGCCGCGAGTGTATCGAGACCCTTCCCACGGTCCGGTACACCGGTTTCGATACGCGCGCTGCGCGCGCTACTCAACCAGCGGGGGTGTGTGGCCCGGGTGCGGGTTGCGGGTGTGTCTCGTTCCCGCTGGTCGAGTGCTCGCGGCGGAGCCGCGAGTGTATCGAGACCCTTCCCGCGGTCCGTTACGCGGGTTTCGATACGCCGCCTGCGGCGGCTACTCAACCAGCGGGGCGGGGGCGGGGGCAGGCGAGTGGGTCAGTGGGTGTGCTCGGCGGCCTCGCGGCCGAACTTGAACGCCAGGCGGCCGTGGGCGAAGCCGCCGCCCGCGCGCAGCGCCGTGGCGACCCAGGACGCCTCGGCGAGCTCGGCCTCGGAGGCCCCGGCCTTCACGGCCCGCTGCGCGTGGGCGTCGATGCAGTAGGCGCACTGCGTCGTCGTGGCGACCGCGACGGCGATCAGCTCGCGGTACTTGAGCGGGATCTCCCGCCCCTCGGCCGCGAAGACCGCCTCGTCGAACTCGACGAAGGCCTTCAGGATGTCGGGGGTCTCCGCCTTGTACACGCGCGTGTACGTGCGGTCGGTCTCGCGGTCGTAGAGTTCGCTCATAGCCCGACGATAGAACGGCCGCACCCCGGATGTCACCCCGTGACGCCCCGTGACGCCGCGTGAGCGATCGTGACGCGGTGTGTCCTCGCCGCTGCGTCCGCCGCGGGCGCTCAGGAGCCGACGACGAGCTGATCGGGCGTGCGCCCCCGCGCGACGGGCCGGCCGCGCGTGCGCGACCACTGGCTCCACGAGCCCGGGTAGATCAGGGCGTCGATGCCCGCGACGGCGAACGCGAGCGCCGAGTGCGCCGACGCGATGCCCGCGCCGCAGTACACGGCGACGGGCACCCCGGGCGTCACCCCGATGGCCGCGAGGTTCACGAGGATCGTCTCGACGGGCCGCAGGCGGCCGTCGGGTGCGATGTGCGAGAGCGTGGGCAGATTGATCGCGCCGGGGATGTGGCCGGCGATCGGATCCGTTCCGGGGACCGAGCCGCGGTAGTGCTGCGGCGACCGCACGTCGATGAGCGCCCCGTGGTGCGGGAACTGTGCGGCCTCGTGGATGTCGATCACGCCGGGATCGGCATCCGTCAGCTCGAGCGCGCCGGGTCGCGCGACGACGTCGCCGCTCTGCACGAGCCCGCCCGCGGCGATCCACGCGCGCAGGCCGCCGTCGAGCACGCGGATGTCGACGCCGCGGCGCCGCAGCAGCCACCACGCCCGCGCGGCGGCCACCGAGTCGTTGTCGTCGTACGCGACGACGAGATCGCCGGGGTTGAGCCCCCAGTGGTGCACGGACGTCTGAAGGTCGGCGAGCTCGGGCAGGGGATACCGGCCGAGCTCGGGATGACCGCGCTGCGACAGCTCGCCCTCGAGGTCGACGAAGACCGCGCCGGGCAGGTGGCCGGCCAGGTACGGCAGCCGCCCCTCGGGCTCGTCGAGGCGCCACCGCACGTCGAGCAGCCGCACGGGGCGGTCGGCATCCAGCGCCGCCTGAAGCTCGGAGACGTCGATGAGGTGGGACATGGCAGACAGTCTGCGCTCGTCCGGGCAAAGTCGATCATGTCGCGTGACATACAAGGCAATGCGGCTTCAGACTTCGTCACAGAACGGGCCGCGGCGGCGCGGGGGCGCGGGGGCGCGAACATAATGGCACCACCAGCAGTGGAGGAGGGATGCCGGTGACGACGTCGCAGCCCCGCGTGGGCCCGCACCCGCGCACCCCCGATCGCTCGTACCTCGACGCGCTGGAGGGCGAGGCCCGCCGCAAGGCCGCTGCGGCCGCGCCCGTCACGTCGCCGTTCGCGGGAGTCCCCGGGAAGCTCGCCGCCCGCGTCGGCGCCGCGCTCGACGGGCTCCAGGAGCGTCTCGTCGCCCTGTCGCACGACATCTTCGACCACCCCGAGGAGGCCTTCCGCGAGGTGCGCAGCGCCGCCGCGGTCGCGGAGATCGTGCGCGCGGCCGGCGTCGAGACGCGCGTCGGCGTGCACGGCCTCGACACGGCGCTGCGGGCCGAGATCGGCGTGCTGTCGCATGCCGGTGGCGTGCAGCCGGACGGCGGCGGCGTGCGATCGGGCGCGCGGGACGTCCCGACGATCGCGATCCTCGCCGAGTACGACGCGCTGCCCGGCATCGGCCACGGCTGCGGGCACAACGTCATCGCGGCCTCCTCGGTCGGCGCGTTCCTCGCGCTCGCCGCGGTCGCCGACGAGCTCCCCGGCCGGGTCGTGCTGCTCGGGACGCCCGCCGAGGAGGGGCACAGCGGCAAGGAGATCCTCGCCCGCGGCGGTGCGTTCGACGACGTCGACGCCGCGATCATGGCGCATCCGTTCGGCTACGACGCGATCGACCACCCGTTCATCGGCCGCCGCATCCTGCGCGTGCGCTACAACGGGGTCGCGGCGCACGCCTCGGCGTCGCCGTTCCTGGGCCGCAACGCGCTCGACGCGGTCGCCCTCAACTACCAGGCCGTCGGCCTGCTGCGCCAGCATCTGCCGCAGAGCGATCGCGTGCACGGCATCGTGCTCGACGGCGGCGACCGGCCCAGCATCGTCCCCGAGGTCGCGACGATCGAGTACTACCTGCGCTCGCACCTGCCCGAGACGCTGCGCGACCTGAGCGCCCGGATGGAGGACATCGCGCACGGCGCCGCCCTCGCCACGGGCACCGGCGTCGAGCTCACGTGGGATCCGCAGCCGTTCACGCTGCCCACGCGGTTCAACGGCCCGCTCTCGGCGCGCTGGGCCGTGCACCAGGCGGCGCGGGGCCGCACGGCCCTCACGCGCGCCGTCGTGCCGGCCGAGCTCGCCGCCTCGACCGACTTCGGCAACGTGAGCCACCGCGTGCCCGGCATCCATCCCGTCATCGCGGTCGGCCCGCCCGACGTCGCGCTGCACACCGCCGAGTTCGGTCGCCACGCGCGAGGGCCGCGGGGCGACCGGGCGGTGGCCGACGCGGCCTACGGCCTGGCGCTCACGGCACTCGACTACCTCTCCGACGCCGAGCTGCGTGCGGCGGTCGACGACGACTTCGCGCGTGCGGGCGGCGTGACCGACGTGGAGCGCTACTTCGACCCGCCGGTGGAGGGCGCCCCGGCATCCGGGCTGCGTGGGGAGGCCCGCGCGTGACCGCAGGAGAGCCGCGCGTCCACGTGCTGCACGAGAACGCCGAATGGCTCGATCCGTTCCGCCGCGCGCTCGATGCCGAGGGGGTGCCCTTCGAGGAGTGGGACCTCGTCGAGGGCGCGATCGACCTCGCATCGGAACCCCCCGCCGGCGTGTTCTGGTCGCGCATCAGCGCGTCGAGTCACACCCGCGGTCACCGGCATTCGAAGGACTACGCCCGCGCCGTGTTGTCGTGGCTCGAGGCACACGGACGCCGCACCGTCAACGGGCGGCGCGTGCTCGAGCTGGAGGTCAGCAAGGTCGCCCAGCTCGCAGCGCTGCGAGCCGCGGGCATCGACGTGCCGCGCACCGTCGCCGTCGTCGGCGCCGGCGGGGTGATCGCGGCGGCCGCGGGCTTTCCCGCGCCGTTCGTGATCAAGCACAACCAAGGCGGCAAGGGTCTCAGCGTGCAGCGCATCGACGACCACGCCGACCTTCCGGCAGCGCTCGCCGCGGCCGAGCCGCCCGTCGACGGCATCACGCTGGTCCAGGAGTACGTGCGGCCGGCGCAGCCGTTCATCACGCGCGTCGAGATCGTCGGCGGCGAGCTCGTGTACGCGATCACGGCCGACACCGAGCACGGCGGCTTCCAGCTGTGCCCCGCCGACGCCTGCGCGGTCGATCCCGTCACCGGCGCGTTCCTCGTGCCACCGGGCGCGACGTCCGCCCCGGTGGCCGGGCAGAGCCTGTTCGCGCTGCGGGAGTCCCGCCCCGGCGAGGGGTTCGCGCATCCGATCGTGGCGGACTACCTCGCGTTCACGCGGGCGCACGGGATAGAGGTCGCGGGCATCGAGTTCATCGAGACGGCCGATGGCCGCGTCGTCACCTACGACGTGAACACCAACACCAACTACAACGCCGACGTCGAGGCGGTCGCCCCGCGTTCGGCGCCGCGCGCGCTCGCGCGCTACCTCGGAGGGCTTCTCTCATCATGACCGGCACGACTGCGACAGACACCGCCCTCGACCGCCGCTACGGCGGCGACGCTCCCGACGGCGCGCTCCCGTCCAACGAGGTGCTCGACCTGCTCTACCGGCACCGCTCCGTGCGCCGGTTCACGGCGGAGCCCGTCGACGACGCCACCGTGACCGCGATCGTCGCGGCCGCGCAGTCGGCGGCCACCAGCTCGAACCAGCAGGCGTGGTCGGTGGTCGAGATCCGCGACCCCGAGCGCCGCGCCCGCGCCGCCGAGCTCGCCGGTCAGCAGGAGTTCATCAGGGATGCCGCCGTCTTCCTCGTCTTCGTCGCCGACTGGTCGCGCGCGATCGGCGTCGCCGCGACGCGCGGCGCGGCCGCGCAGGCCGTCGACTACGTGGAGAGCACCCTGGTCGGCTTCGTCGACGCGGCGCTCGCCGCGCAGAACGCGGTCGTCGCGGCGGAGTCGCTCGGCCTCGGCACCGTGTACGTCGGGTCGGTGCGCAACGCGCCGCTGGAGGTCGCCGAGCTGATCGGGCTGCCGGCGGGCGCGTTCCCCGTCGTCGGCCTGGCCATCGGGCATCCCGACCCGGCCGACGCGGCCGGGGTCAAGCCGCGCCTGCCGCAGCGGGTCGTGCGGCACCGCGAGACGTACCGGCCGGCCGACGCCGCCGATCTCGCGCGCTACGACGAGGCTGTGCGCGCCTACTACGCGACGCAGGGCGCCGCGCGCGGATGGCTCGACGCCGTCGTCGCGCGCGTGCGCGACATCGCCGGCCTGCACGGGCGGCACACGCTGCGCGGCGCCCTGGAGCGGCGCGGCCTGCCGTCGCGGTGAGCCCGCGCCCCCGCGGGAGTGCTGCTTGTTCTCGCGAGGGTGCTGGTTGTTTTCGCGGGGGTGCTTCGCGGTTGGGGATGAAAGCACCCTCGGCGAGATACCTGGCACCCTCGCGAAAACACCTGGCACCCTCGCGGGAATGCCTGGCACCGTCGCGGGAATGCCTGGCACCCTCGCGGGAACACCTGGCACCGTCGCGGTGAGCCCGCGGCGTCGCGGCATCCGCTGTTTCGGAAGGTGACGGGGTGCGGGAGCCGTGGTCCGCGGCGCGCTTAGCGTGGGGGAGACCATTCGGGAGTGAGGCGGGGACATGTCGGCGACGCTGGAGGACGAGGCGCTGGAGTTCGTGCGCGACCTGATCCGCATCGACTCGGTCAACACGGGGATCGCGGCGACGATCGGCGACGGCGAGACGCGCGCGGCGCGCTACGTGCAGCAGAGGCTCGCCGAGGCGGGCATCGACGCCGAGCTCGTCGAGCCCCGGCCCGGTCGTGCGTCGCTCGTCGCGCGGCTGCGCGGCAGCGATCCCGACGCCGGGGCCCTGCTCGTGCACGCGCACCTCGACGTCGTGCCGGTGGAGGAGAAGGACTGGACGCATCCGCCGTTCGGCGCCGAGATCCACGACGGCTACCTCTACGGGCGCGGCGCCGTCGACATGAAGGACTACGCCGGCATCGTGCTCGCCGTCGCCCGCCATTTCGTGCGCGAGGGGATCGTGCCCCGCCGCGATCTCGTGTTCGCGTTCCTCGCCGACGAGGAGAGCGGCGGCGTGTGGGGCGCGGGCTGGCTCGTCGAGAACCGCCCCGACCTGTTCGCGGGCGTCACGGAGGCGCTCAGCGAGGTCGGCGGGTTCTCGGTGCCGCTCACCGGCCGCGACGGCGACGACCGCCGCGCCTACCTCGTCGCGACGAGCGAGAAGGGCGTCGCGTGGTCGACGCTCACGGCGCGCGGCCACGCGGCGCACGGCTCGCGGCCGACCGACGACAACGCGGTCGTGCGCCTGGCATCCGCCGTTGCACGCGTCGGCGCGCATCGCTTCCCCGTCGTGCGCACGCCGGCGCTGCAGCGGTTCCTCGACCTGTTCGGCGCGGCGCGGGGGCTCGAGTTCAGCGACGCGTCGCTCGACGACGACCTCGCGAGCCTCGGCTTCGTCTCGTCGCTCATCGGCGCGACGACGCGCAACACCGCGACGCCGACGGTGCTGAGCGGCGGCGAGAAGACCAACATCATCCCGGCCGAGGCCTTCGCGCGCCTCGACATCCGCATCCTGCCAGGACAGGACGATGAGCTGCGCGCCGAGCTGCACCGGCTCGCGGGCGACGACGTCACGGTGCGCGAGGGACGCTGGTGGTCGGCGACCGAGGCGCCGCTCGACACGCCGCTCGTCGACGTGCTGCAGCGCGCGATCACGGCGGAGGACGCCGACGGCGTCGTCGTGCCGTATCTGCTGCCCGCCAGCACCGACAACAAGCACTTCGCGCGCCTCGGCATCGCCGGATACGGGTTCGTGCCGCTGCGCGTGCCGCACGATTTCGACGTGTTCGCCCAGTTCCACGCCGCCGACGAGCGTGTCCCGGTGGACGCCCTGCTCTTCGGCGCCCGCGTCACCGCCCAGATCCTCCGCGAGGCCTAGCCGCCGAGACGGCGGGTTCTGCGTCGAGATGGTGGGTTCTACGCCGCGTCCGCCGACGTGGGGCCCTTTTCGCCGAGATGGTCCGTTCTGTTTCGCCGAGATGGTGGGTTTCTCGGCGAGATGGTGGGCACCACGTCGCCGAGAAACCCACCATCTCGGCGGGAAGGGGACGGCCGGGCGGGTCAGGAGGTGAAGGCGGCGGTGAGCGTGGGCTCGTGGGCGAACAGGGCGGGGGCTCCGCCCGTGTGCAGGAAGAGCACGTCGTCGTCGGCGTCGAAGCGTCCCGAACGGATGCCGTCGATCAGCGCCGCGGCGGCCTTGCCGGTGTACACGGGGTCGAGCACGATGCCCTCCGTACGTGCGAACAGGCCGATCGCCTCGATGCCGGCATCGGTCACGACGCCGTAGCCGGGCCCCACGAAGCCCGCGTCGATGCGCACCGCCGGCGGCGTCGTCTGTGCGCCGAGCAGGGCGAGGGTCTCGACGGCGAGGCGTTCGACGTCGGCGCCGAGCTCATCGGCATCCGGTGACACGGCCACGGCTTCGATCCGCGCCGCGCCGTCTGCGAGCGCGGCGCCCGCGAGCAGGCCCGCCTGCGTGCCGCCGCTGCCCGTCGCCAG contains:
- the guaA gene encoding glutamine-hydrolyzing GMP synthase, translating into MTHQTDTAQRPVLVVDFGAQYAQLIARRVREAGVYSELVPHTITAAEVAERSPVALVLSGGPSSVYEPGAPTLDPGVLELGIPTLGICYGFQVMASQLGGEVAHTGLREYGATDATITGDGGVLLGGQPATQNVWMSHGDQVARAPEGFEVLASTAATPVAAFGNADKCLYGVQWHPEVKHSDHGQQVLENFLHKAVGLASDWNSGNVIAEQVAKIRAQVGTGRVLSALSGGVDSAVSTALVHEAVGDQLVAVFVDHGLLRKGEREQVEQDYVASTGVRLITVDARETFLNALAGVSDPEQKRKIIGREFIRAFEKAQAELVAEAAADGEPIRFLVQGTLYPDVVESGGGAGTANIKSHHNVGGLPEDLQFELVEPLRTLFKDEVRAIGRELGLPEPIVSRQPFPGPGLGIRIVGEVTADRLEILRDADAIAREELTAAGLDGEIWQCPVVLLADVRSVGVQGDGRTYGHPIVLRPVSSEDAMTADWSRLPYDVLSRISNRITNEVREINRVVLDVTSKPPGTIEWE
- a CDS encoding DUF3558 domain-containing protein, which codes for MSTARLIGASVAVAAALLLGGCAASAPETPELPADAGDAGEVEVTAEPTIAAPKTLDVASLDACTILTKEEAETAIGTALTEPLSASTADAAACTYPGDPNGPTAQVAIFVGPGAKQQLDIDKDTLEHVFVEVPGLGDEAWQQDGMIFARSGNDWLSIQFVSLDDPAVFVEPLRSAMAVAVDRVRGLQG
- a CDS encoding Bax inhibitor-1/YccA family protein; translated protein: MASANFVFNNPAFQEQRPGLTPPPAQQPGAATAQAAASHQATDAAVNAQLEGMFAAPPASSVQTGRMTVEDTVFKTLALFAVLLVTAVVGWVWTLSPVSLENPSPTMMPWIVGALGGFVLAMVVTFTSRKKVRPALIFAYAAFEGLFIGGISAFFEFIWPGIVMQAALATLAVVGVTLALFASGKVRASAKATKVFMVAMIGYLVFSLLNVVLMWFGAFPAGMMFGMHSAPSPLFGLPWGVIIGALVVIMAAYSLVLDFDQVQQGVRNGAPRQYGWLGAFGIMVTVVWLYVEILRILAILRGSD
- a CDS encoding glycerophosphodiester phosphodiesterase family protein; translation: MRPLLIGHRGAPGYRPEHTRSSYELALSMGVDAVEPDVVFTRDGVAVVRHENEIGSTTDVAAHPGLADRRTTRVVDGEELTGWFTDDLTWDELATLRCRERIPRLRPASAVFDDTEPPLRLRDVLDLVHVAAREQRREIGVVVEIKHATYFEARGIDVAGAVAAELRAAGWGAAQTGGALPLVIESFEQTVLARVRDHGIRASFVYLLEDAGRPADLVAALGEGAPTYADQRMRLDALAGEVDGISLDKATILRDAGIVAAAHARGLRVFTWTCRPENAFLSPPFRRGDDPAAFGDYEAEWRAIADAGVDGVFVDHPDLGAALFR
- a CDS encoding carboxymuconolactone decarboxylase family protein encodes the protein MSELYDRETDRTYTRVYKAETPDILKAFVEFDEAVFAAEGREIPLKYRELIAVAVATTTQCAYCIDAHAQRAVKAGASEAELAEASWVATALRAGGGFAHGRLAFKFGREAAEHTH
- a CDS encoding sulfurtransferase, with the translated sequence MSHLIDVSELQAALDADRPVRLLDVRWRLDEPEGRLPYLAGHLPGAVFVDLEGELSQRGHPELGRYPLPELADLQTSVHHWGLNPGDLVVAYDDNDSVAAARAWWLLRRRGVDIRVLDGGLRAWIAAGGLVQSGDVVARPGALELTDADPGVIDIHEAAQFPHHGALIDVRSPQHYRGSVPGTDPIAGHIPGAINLPTLSHIAPDGRLRPVETILVNLAAIGVTPGVPVAVYCGAGIASAHSALAFAVAGIDALIYPGSWSQWSRTRGRPVARGRTPDQLVVGS
- a CDS encoding M20 family metallopeptidase produces the protein MTTSQPRVGPHPRTPDRSYLDALEGEARRKAAAAAPVTSPFAGVPGKLAARVGAALDGLQERLVALSHDIFDHPEEAFREVRSAAAVAEIVRAAGVETRVGVHGLDTALRAEIGVLSHAGGVQPDGGGVRSGARDVPTIAILAEYDALPGIGHGCGHNVIAASSVGAFLALAAVADELPGRVVLLGTPAEEGHSGKEILARGGAFDDVDAAIMAHPFGYDAIDHPFIGRRILRVRYNGVAAHASASPFLGRNALDAVALNYQAVGLLRQHLPQSDRVHGIVLDGGDRPSIVPEVATIEYYLRSHLPETLRDLSARMEDIAHGAALATGTGVELTWDPQPFTLPTRFNGPLSARWAVHQAARGRTALTRAVVPAELAASTDFGNVSHRVPGIHPVIAVGPPDVALHTAEFGRHARGPRGDRAVADAAYGLALTALDYLSDAELRAAVDDDFARAGGVTDVERYFDPPVEGAPASGLRGEARA